The Erythrobacter insulae genome window below encodes:
- a CDS encoding potassium channel family protein produces MTTLVLAALLIAATILIHYEILRHTSLGANDLEVNPRVRLWMMLSAAILSHVLHVTLYAGGYLLLENVFAVGTIAGPDSGALNDAFYFSLTSYTTLGIGDIYPTGEIRLLSGLEALNGLVMVTWTASMTYLHMERFWTIHLTNDFDD; encoded by the coding sequence ATGACTACGCTCGTACTTGCAGCCTTGCTGATCGCCGCAACCATTCTCATCCATTATGAGATTTTGCGGCACACCTCGCTCGGCGCAAACGACCTTGAAGTTAATCCAAGGGTGCGTCTCTGGATGATGCTTTCGGCTGCGATCCTCTCTCATGTGCTGCACGTAACGCTTTATGCGGGGGGTTATCTGCTGCTCGAGAATGTGTTTGCGGTCGGAACGATTGCAGGGCCCGATTCAGGCGCGCTCAATGATGCATTCTATTTCTCGCTAACCAGCTATACGACGCTCGGTATCGGAGACATCTATCCAACTGGCGAAATCCGCTTGTTGAGCGGATTGGAAGCGCTCAATGGTCTGGTCATGGTCACCTGGACCGCTTCGATGACTTATCTTCATATGGAACGGTTCTGGACGATCCATCTGACCAATGACTTTGATGATTAA
- a CDS encoding aminotransferase class V-fold PLP-dependent enzyme, producing the protein MGGIASQRDRFSIPADVHYLNCAYMAPLSHGVLSAMEDAARLKAEPWNFKPADFFAVCEHFRTRAAKVARVSADNLAIVPSVSYALALAAKNLPLAAGQQIVTLADQFPSNIYVWRDLAERCGGTVIAVQRDDDAAWTEAVLDAIGPDTAIVAVPHCHWADGRIVDLTAVGAMCRSVGAALVLDLTQSLGAMPIDLAEVQPDFAVAACYKWLMGPYGIAMLYVNPKHHAGEPLEYNWINRGGSEDFTRLVEYRDDFQPGARRFDMGEKSNPPLLLGASAGFDFLLEFGVDAIADELGQRSNAIAAEAAKIGLTAADIGIRAPHFLSLGFQDKMPAGLTEKLAAKRIFISQRGASLRVTPHLYNTPADSAALMDALQ; encoded by the coding sequence ATGGGCGGGATTGCCAGCCAGCGTGACCGGTTTTCGATCCCTGCCGATGTCCATTATCTCAATTGCGCTTATATGGCGCCGCTGTCGCATGGGGTTCTTTCTGCGATGGAGGACGCGGCGCGTCTAAAGGCTGAACCGTGGAATTTTAAACCGGCGGACTTCTTCGCCGTTTGCGAACATTTCCGCACGCGTGCGGCGAAGGTGGCACGGGTCAGCGCGGATAATCTCGCAATTGTCCCCTCCGTTAGCTACGCGCTGGCGCTCGCAGCGAAAAACCTTCCGCTCGCGGCCGGTCAGCAGATTGTCACGCTTGCCGACCAGTTTCCCTCCAACATATATGTGTGGCGCGACTTGGCCGAGCGGTGCGGAGGCACAGTCATTGCGGTCCAGCGTGATGATGACGCGGCCTGGACCGAAGCGGTTCTGGACGCGATTGGGCCAGACACTGCGATTGTCGCCGTGCCGCATTGTCATTGGGCCGATGGCCGGATCGTGGATTTGACGGCGGTCGGTGCAATGTGCCGCTCGGTTGGCGCGGCGCTTGTGCTGGATCTCACGCAATCACTTGGAGCGATGCCCATTGATCTGGCCGAGGTCCAACCGGACTTCGCGGTTGCTGCTTGCTACAAATGGCTGATGGGTCCGTATGGTATCGCGATGCTGTATGTTAACCCCAAGCATCATGCGGGCGAGCCATTGGAATACAATTGGATCAATCGCGGCGGGTCAGAGGATTTTACCCGTTTGGTGGAGTATCGCGACGATTTTCAGCCAGGTGCCCGGCGGTTTGACATGGGCGAGAAATCCAATCCGCCGCTATTGCTGGGGGCGAGCGCCGGGTTCGATTTCCTGCTCGAATTCGGCGTGGATGCCATCGCTGATGAGCTTGGACAGCGCAGCAATGCCATTGCAGCGGAGGCAGCGAAGATCGGCCTGACCGCTGCCGATATCGGGATCCGTGCGCCGCATTTTCTGTCTCTGGGATTCCAGGATAAAATGCCGGCCGGCCTTACGGAAAAGCTCGCGGCTAAACGGATATTTATCTCCCAGAGAGGGGCGTCGCTGCGCGTTACGCCGCACCTTTACAACACCCCTGCCGATAGCGCAGCGTTGATGGACGCCCTGCAGTAA
- the mutS gene encoding DNA mismatch repair protein MutS, with protein MAGTATPMMQQYLALKKEAEGSLLFYRMGDFFELFFDDAKVAANILDIALTSRGEHDGQPVAMCGVPVHAAEGYLARLIKSGQRVAIAEQVETPGEAKERAKREGKPSSKVLVKRDIVRFVTAGTLTEEALLNPRAANLLAALAEVRGTIGIASIDISTGTMALEQCSPEMLGAELARIGATEIVAPEDWALGPDELTYHSRSTFSSDAGAERLKSLHGVATLDGFGTFSRAMLAAAGGLIAYLDHVGRGALPLMLPPVVRESASGMTMDEATRGSLEILESSTGGRNGSLIASLDRCATGAGSRLLAEDLSAPLLNQAAIEDRLQLVQFWRERPIERADLRDTLRALPDIGRALGRIVAGRGSPRDLGQVRDGLREASRVYERLSLETDRPALLDSLLPRLIGHGALVDHMARALVASPPTERSNGGYIADGYDASLDDLREVSGNARRAIAAMEARYRDETGIASLKIKHNGVLGYFIEVPSRHADALMDATSGFTHRQTMKGAVRFNSLNLHEEASRISEAGGRALAAEEAHFEELTEEVTAARQAIAATAAALARIDVSAGNAERASEGEWALPTISEEPGLTITGGRHPVVEAALAKTGERFVANNCALAPDDRLWLIGGPNMGGKSTFLRQNALIVLMAQAGCFVPAEAAQIGLVDRLFSRVGASDNLARGRSTFMVEMVETAAILAQATTRSFVILDEVGRGTSTYDGLALAWAVVEAVHSRIACRCLFATHYHELARLAETCEALSLHHVRAREWKGDLVLLHELSEGPADRSYGLAVAKLAGVPDAVVKRASQVLAKLEQARSETGGIAAGLGELPLFAAAAQTVEPEPSPDASLAARLSETDLDALSPREALDLLYDLKREVISTET; from the coding sequence ATGGCTGGCACCGCAACCCCAATGATGCAGCAATATCTCGCTCTTAAGAAAGAGGCGGAGGGATCACTGTTGTTTTATCGAATGGGTGATTTTTTCGAATTGTTTTTCGATGATGCGAAGGTTGCCGCCAATATTCTCGACATCGCACTGACATCGCGGGGTGAACATGATGGCCAGCCAGTGGCGATGTGCGGGGTACCGGTGCACGCCGCCGAAGGATATCTCGCCCGGCTGATCAAATCAGGGCAACGGGTGGCCATTGCCGAACAGGTCGAAACACCGGGCGAAGCCAAAGAGCGCGCGAAACGCGAAGGCAAACCTTCATCCAAGGTGCTGGTAAAGCGCGACATCGTCCGCTTTGTCACCGCCGGAACGCTGACCGAAGAAGCGCTGCTGAATCCGCGCGCGGCCAATCTGCTGGCCGCGCTGGCCGAAGTGCGCGGGACAATCGGCATTGCCAGCATCGATATCTCCACCGGCACCATGGCGCTGGAGCAATGTTCGCCCGAAATGCTTGGCGCAGAACTGGCCCGGATCGGCGCGACCGAAATTGTTGCGCCCGAAGACTGGGCGCTGGGCCCGGACGAGCTGACGTATCATTCGCGCAGCACCTTCTCCAGCGATGCCGGGGCTGAACGGCTCAAATCGCTGCATGGTGTCGCGACGCTGGACGGGTTTGGCACTTTCTCGCGCGCCATGCTGGCGGCCGCTGGCGGCCTGATTGCTTATCTCGACCATGTCGGGCGCGGCGCGCTGCCTTTGATGCTGCCTCCGGTGGTTCGTGAAAGTGCATCCGGTATGACCATGGACGAGGCAACACGCGGCAGTCTTGAAATTCTGGAAAGCTCAACTGGCGGGCGCAACGGCAGCCTCATCGCGTCGCTCGATCGCTGCGCGACGGGCGCGGGTTCGCGTTTGCTCGCTGAAGATCTCTCCGCTCCGTTGCTCAACCAGGCAGCCATCGAGGACCGTTTGCAGCTGGTGCAGTTCTGGCGTGAGAGACCGATTGAGCGGGCGGATCTGCGCGATACGTTGCGCGCTTTGCCCGATATCGGCCGCGCACTGGGCCGCATTGTTGCGGGACGCGGTAGCCCGCGCGATCTTGGTCAGGTGCGCGATGGTCTTCGCGAAGCAAGCCGAGTGTATGAACGCCTCTCGCTCGAAACGGATCGCCCAGCCTTGCTTGACAGCTTGCTTCCCCGGCTGATCGGGCACGGAGCATTGGTGGATCACATGGCGCGCGCATTGGTGGCTTCTCCGCCGACCGAGCGTTCCAATGGCGGCTATATCGCTGATGGTTATGATGCCAGCCTCGATGACCTGCGCGAAGTATCCGGCAATGCCCGCCGCGCCATCGCCGCGATGGAAGCGCGCTATCGCGATGAAACCGGAATCGCCTCGCTCAAGATCAAGCATAACGGTGTGCTGGGATACTTTATCGAAGTGCCCAGCCGCCATGCCGATGCGCTGATGGACGCGACCAGCGGCTTTACCCACCGGCAGACGATGAAAGGCGCAGTGCGGTTCAATTCGCTTAACCTGCACGAAGAAGCCTCGCGGATTTCAGAAGCAGGCGGGCGCGCGCTCGCCGCAGAAGAGGCGCATTTCGAAGAATTGACCGAGGAAGTTACCGCCGCGCGTCAAGCCATCGCTGCGACTGCTGCGGCGCTGGCGCGGATCGATGTATCCGCAGGCAATGCCGAGCGTGCATCCGAAGGTGAATGGGCGTTGCCCACCATTTCAGAGGAGCCCGGCCTTACCATTACCGGCGGACGGCACCCCGTCGTCGAAGCCGCATTGGCCAAGACAGGTGAGCGGTTTGTGGCGAACAATTGCGCGCTCGCGCCCGATGATCGATTGTGGTTGATCGGCGGGCCCAATATGGGCGGCAAATCGACCTTTCTGCGGCAGAATGCGCTGATCGTGCTCATGGCGCAAGCGGGGTGTTTTGTGCCCGCCGAAGCGGCGCAAATCGGACTGGTTGATCGTCTGTTCAGCCGCGTCGGCGCGTCAGACAACCTTGCGCGCGGGCGCTCCACATTTATGGTCGAAATGGTCGAAACCGCTGCCATTCTGGCGCAAGCGACAACTCGCAGTTTTGTCATTCTGGATGAAGTGGGGCGCGGAACCTCGACCTATGATGGTCTGGCGCTGGCATGGGCCGTGGTCGAAGCGGTGCATTCGCGCATTGCGTGCCGGTGCCTGTTCGCAACCCATTATCATGAGCTCGCGCGACTGGCCGAGACATGCGAGGCGTTGTCGCTGCACCATGTCCGCGCGCGCGAGTGGAAGGGCGATCTGGTGCTGCTGCACGAATTGTCAGAGGGGCCAGCTGACCGGTCTTACGGCCTTGCTGTGGCTAAACTCGCCGGAGTGCCGGATGCCGTGGTCAAGCGCGCATCGCAAGTGCTTGCCAAGCTGGAACAGGCCCGATCGGAAACGGGCGGGATCGCCGCCGGTCTGGGAGAGCTGCCGCTTTTCGCCGCCGCTGCGCAAACGGTGGAGCCCGAACCATCGCCAGACGCCAGCCTTGCAGCGCGGTTGAGCGAGACCGATCTCGATGCGCTCTCCCCGCGTGAAGCGCTGGATCTGCTGTATGATCTCAAGCGTGAAGTGATCTCCACCGAAACTTAA
- a CDS encoding cob(I)yrinic acid a,c-diamide adenosyltransferase, with translation MVKLNKIYTRTGDDGTTGLVDGSRCPKHSARIAAIGEVDLANSVIGQAICAITDEAQRAVLTRVQNDLFDLGADLATPSGDGDFAPSEMVLRMVPDQATWIEEQIDGFNHRLEPLTSFVLPGGSEAAARVHVARATARSAERAVTAMAAETPVNPAAAAYINRLSDLLFVLARVLNDDGRVDVKWVPGANR, from the coding sequence ATGGTCAAGCTCAACAAGATATACACGCGCACCGGCGATGATGGCACAACGGGCCTCGTTGATGGATCGCGCTGTCCCAAACATTCGGCCCGGATCGCCGCCATTGGCGAGGTTGATCTGGCCAATAGCGTTATTGGTCAGGCCATCTGCGCCATCACAGACGAGGCGCAGCGCGCCGTATTGACGCGGGTTCAGAACGATCTGTTCGATCTGGGTGCCGACCTTGCGACACCTTCCGGGGATGGCGATTTTGCGCCGTCTGAAATGGTTTTGCGAATGGTGCCCGATCAGGCGACATGGATCGAAGAGCAGATAGATGGTTTCAATCACCGGCTCGAACCGCTGACCAGCTTTGTCTTGCCCGGTGGCAGCGAAGCAGCGGCGCGCGTGCATGTCGCGCGGGCGACTGCGCGGTCCGCCGAACGTGCGGTGACCGCGATGGCAGCGGAGACCCCGGTTAATCCCGCAGCGGCGGCGTATATCAATCGTCTGTCCGATCTTTTGTTTGTGCTGGCCCGCGTCTTGAATGACGATGGCAGGGTCGATGTGAAGTGGGTGCCAGGCGCCAACCGCTAA
- a CDS encoding 3-hydroxyacyl-CoA dehydrogenase NAD-binding domain-containing protein, which translates to MRNIAVIGAGQMGTGIAQTVAQNGMNVMLSDVDLARAEAGKAVIEKALVKLVGRGKIEADAAETVLTKITPVADYAPMADADIIIEAATEREEIKNAIFESVGKVLSADAVMASNTSSIPITRMANHSPDPARFIGLHFFNPVPVMGLIEVIPGLATSQNTTDRITAFAEGLGKQVVLSQDEPGFVVNRILLPMINEAVFVLGQSTAGIADIDKGCRLGLNHPMGALELADFVGLDTCLDIINVLYKTTRDTKYRPAPLLVKYVEAGWLGRKTGRGFYDYTGEVPVPTR; encoded by the coding sequence ATGCGGAATATCGCTGTAATCGGTGCCGGCCAGATGGGGACGGGCATTGCCCAAACTGTCGCTCAAAATGGCATGAACGTGATGCTATCGGATGTTGACCTTGCGCGTGCCGAAGCGGGCAAAGCCGTGATCGAAAAAGCGCTTGTGAAACTGGTCGGGCGCGGAAAAATCGAAGCCGATGCCGCTGAAACGGTGCTCACCAAGATAACGCCAGTCGCCGATTATGCGCCGATGGCAGACGCAGATATCATTATCGAAGCCGCTACCGAGCGGGAAGAGATCAAGAACGCGATTTTTGAAAGCGTCGGCAAAGTGCTTTCCGCAGATGCCGTGATGGCATCCAACACCAGCTCGATCCCGATCACCCGCATGGCGAACCATTCGCCTGACCCCGCGCGCTTTATCGGTCTGCACTTCTTCAATCCGGTCCCGGTCATGGGTCTGATCGAAGTCATCCCTGGCCTTGCCACATCGCAAAACACGACCGACCGCATAACCGCTTTTGCCGAAGGATTGGGCAAGCAAGTTGTGCTGAGCCAGGACGAACCGGGATTTGTGGTCAATCGCATCCTTCTGCCGATGATTAACGAAGCGGTGTTCGTGCTTGGCCAGTCAACCGCAGGGATTGCGGATATCGATAAAGGCTGCCGGCTTGGCCTGAATCACCCGATGGGGGCTTTGGAACTTGCAGACTTTGTAGGGCTGGATACGTGCCTCGATATTATCAACGTGCTGTATAAGACAACGCGGGATACCAAATATCGACCCGCGCCGTTGTTGGTGAAATATGTCGAAGCGGGCTGGCTTGGGCGCAAAACGGGACGCGGGTTCTACGATTATACTGGGGAAGTACCGGTCCCCACCCGGTAA
- the gluQRS gene encoding tRNA glutamyl-Q(34) synthetase GluQRS: MKTVTRFAPSPNGNLHMGHAYSAIYAHDLARDAAGQFLLRIEDIDGPRSRPEFIDEFRRDLEWLGLEWDEVPAQSTRIDSYNEAAAKLEAGGWLYRCSCTRKQIDALEPRRGADGLSYPGSCRNTPHPADEPAALRLDVEKAMDSLGELVWTDEVAGSVVADPREFGDVVIVRKDLPASYHLAATLDDAADGVTVVTRGKDLFAATHVHRILQELLELPVPHWHHHRLLMDDDGQKLAKRRGSPALKDRREAGEDGLALAEQLRLQKNRSGT; the protein is encoded by the coding sequence GTGAAAACCGTCACCCGCTTTGCCCCGAGCCCCAATGGCAATTTGCATATGGGCCATGCCTATTCGGCGATTTATGCGCATGATCTGGCGCGGGATGCAGCAGGGCAATTTCTGCTCCGGATCGAGGATATTGACGGTCCGCGTTCGCGCCCGGAATTCATCGATGAATTCCGCCGCGACCTTGAATGGCTGGGGCTGGAATGGGACGAGGTGCCCGCGCAATCGACCCGCATCGACAGCTATAATGAAGCGGCCGCCAAACTGGAGGCGGGCGGGTGGCTGTATCGCTGCAGCTGCACCCGAAAACAGATCGACGCATTGGAGCCGCGGCGAGGGGCGGACGGGCTGAGCTATCCCGGATCTTGCCGTAACACCCCGCATCCGGCGGACGAACCCGCTGCGCTAAGGCTGGATGTCGAAAAAGCCATGGATTCGCTGGGCGAGCTGGTCTGGACCGATGAGGTTGCCGGATCGGTGGTGGCTGATCCCCGCGAATTTGGCGATGTGGTGATTGTACGCAAAGATTTGCCGGCAAGCTATCATCTGGCCGCGACGCTTGATGATGCCGCAGACGGTGTAACGGTTGTGACGCGCGGTAAAGACCTATTCGCGGCGACCCATGTGCACCGGATATTGCAGGAATTGCTCGAATTGCCGGTGCCGCATTGGCATCATCACCGATTGCTAATGGATGATGACGGGCAAAAGCTGGCGAAGCGGCGCGGCTCGCCCGCTCTCAAAGACCGGCGCGAAGCGGGTGAAGACGGTTTGGCGCTTGCCGAGCAATTGCGATTGCAGAAAAATCGATCTGGAACTTAG
- a CDS encoding NADP-dependent malic enzyme, whose product MADDRKSGFTTREALFYHETIRPGKLEIVATKPMTSQRDLSLAYSPGVAAPVEAIAADPSLATRYTAKGNLVAVISNGSAILGLGNLGALASKPVMEGKAVLFKRFADVDSIDIELDTEDPEAFINAVALMEPSFGGINLEDIKAPECFIIEAALRERMNIPVMHDDQHGTAIITAAGLLNACHLTDRDIKDVKVVVNGAGAAAIACTALIKAMGVSHENVIMCDRSGPITPGRDNVDQWKSAHAVQTSATTLEEALDGADIFLGLSAAGALKPEWVKKMADKPIIFAMANPVPEIMPDEAKAVRPDAIIATGRSDFPNQVNNVLGFPFIFRGALDVQATTINEEMKVAAAQAIAELARERVPEEVASAYGKNQKFGTDYIIPAPFDPRLIEVVSSAVAKAAMDSGVAKSEIADFDEYRTKLKSRLNPTTSVLAGVYNEAKANPKRMVFAEAEEEVMLRAAIQYRDFGYGTPILVGRTKAVLDKLHQLSVSDPGSFEIQNSADSEHVPAMVDYLYKRLQRKGYTERDVRRLVNQERNVFATLLVALGHGDGMISGLTRTFAQTVREVNMVLDKKPGALPFGIHMMIGKNHTTFLADTTMNERPNAEELAHIAKETAAVARRMGHEPRVAFLSYSTFGNPSGQWLGNIREAVAILDREDPGFEYEGEMAPDAALNPKVMKLYPFSRLSGPANVLIMPGLQSANLSAKMLRELGSNATVGPMLLGMDKPVQIVPMTALAPDVLTLAVLAGAGVVV is encoded by the coding sequence ATGGCTGACGATCGAAAGAGCGGTTTTACGACGCGCGAAGCATTGTTTTATCACGAAACGATCCGTCCAGGAAAACTGGAGATCGTCGCGACCAAACCGATGACGTCGCAGCGCGATCTGAGCCTCGCCTATTCGCCGGGTGTTGCCGCCCCGGTCGAGGCGATTGCGGCGGACCCATCGCTGGCCACCCGCTACACCGCAAAAGGCAATCTTGTGGCTGTGATTTCCAATGGTTCAGCCATCCTCGGCCTTGGTAATCTCGGCGCGCTGGCGTCCAAGCCGGTGATGGAAGGCAAAGCGGTGTTGTTCAAACGGTTTGCCGATGTCGACTCGATTGATATCGAGCTCGATACCGAAGACCCCGAAGCTTTCATCAATGCCGTCGCGCTGATGGAGCCGAGCTTTGGCGGGATTAATCTGGAAGATATCAAAGCGCCAGAATGCTTCATTATCGAAGCCGCCTTGCGCGAGAGGATGAACATTCCGGTCATGCATGATGACCAGCACGGCACAGCGATCATCACCGCTGCCGGCCTGTTGAATGCGTGCCACCTGACCGACCGCGATATCAAAGATGTAAAAGTCGTTGTGAACGGGGCAGGGGCCGCGGCAATCGCCTGTACCGCTTTGATCAAGGCGATGGGCGTTTCCCATGAGAATGTGATCATGTGTGATCGCAGCGGTCCGATTACACCCGGCCGCGACAATGTCGATCAGTGGAAGAGCGCGCATGCGGTTCAGACGAGCGCGACGACGCTTGAGGAAGCGCTGGACGGAGCCGATATCTTCCTCGGCCTGTCGGCGGCAGGCGCGCTTAAGCCGGAATGGGTGAAGAAGATGGCGGACAAACCGATTATCTTCGCAATGGCCAATCCCGTGCCCGAAATCATGCCAGACGAAGCCAAAGCGGTGCGGCCCGACGCGATTATCGCCACCGGCCGCAGCGATTTCCCCAACCAGGTCAACAATGTCCTTGGCTTTCCGTTCATCTTCCGCGGCGCGCTTGATGTGCAAGCGACAACGATTAACGAAGAAATGAAAGTCGCCGCTGCGCAGGCCATCGCCGAACTCGCGCGTGAACGTGTGCCGGAAGAAGTCGCCAGCGCCTATGGCAAGAACCAGAAATTCGGCACCGACTACATCATCCCTGCGCCGTTTGATCCGCGTTTGATCGAAGTGGTGTCCTCCGCTGTGGCAAAGGCTGCGATGGATTCGGGCGTTGCCAAGTCAGAGATCGCCGATTTTGACGAATACCGCACCAAGCTGAAATCGCGCCTCAACCCGACCACGTCCGTTCTCGCAGGCGTTTACAACGAAGCGAAGGCCAATCCGAAACGGATGGTGTTCGCCGAGGCTGAAGAAGAAGTCATGCTGCGCGCGGCAATCCAGTACCGTGATTTTGGATATGGCACGCCAATCCTTGTCGGCCGGACCAAAGCCGTGCTCGATAAACTGCATCAGCTTTCAGTGTCCGATCCCGGCAGCTTTGAAATCCAGAACTCGGCCGATAGCGAGCATGTGCCCGCCATGGTCGATTACCTTTACAAACGCTTGCAACGCAAAGGGTATACCGAGCGGGACGTGCGCCGCCTGGTCAATCAGGAACGCAATGTCTTTGCCACACTGCTTGTCGCGCTGGGCCACGGTGATGGCATGATTTCCGGTCTCACGCGGACCTTCGCGCAAACTGTGCGTGAAGTGAACATGGTGCTTGATAAGAAACCGGGCGCCCTGCCGTTCGGTATTCATATGATGATCGGCAAGAACCACACGACATTCCTTGCAGACACCACCATGAACGAACGGCCCAATGCCGAAGAATTGGCGCATATCGCCAAGGAAACAGCGGCAGTGGCCCGCCGGATGGGCCACGAACCGCGTGTCGCGTTCCTGTCTTATTCCACCTTTGGCAATCCTTCGGGTCAGTGGCTCGGCAATATCCGTGAAGCGGTCGCTATCCTTGACCGCGAGGATCCCGGTTTTGAGTATGAAGGTGAAATGGCACCCGATGCCGCGCTCAATCCCAAAGTCATGAAGCTGTACCCGTTCAGCCGCCTTTCCGGGCCTGCCAACGTGTTGATAATGCCCGGCCTGCAATCGGCCAACCTTTCGGCCAAGATGCTTCGCGAGCTGGGAAGCAACGCGACAGTCGGCCCGATGCTGCTGGGTATGGATAAGCCGGTTCAGATCGTGCCGATGACGGCGCTGGCTCCTGATGTGTTGACTTTGGCGGTGCTCGCCGGTGCGGGCGTAGTCGTCTGA
- a CDS encoding ferritin-like domain-containing protein, with protein sequence MTIRTLTDLYIDQLQDIYSANRQSLEATKKLRDAATSPDLTRALDDGVKGIEDGMAQVKNLITGHKADPTGEFCKGMEGLVKEAKAHAINADITDSDVRDASIISQYQRMVHYALAGYGTAVAFAGRLELENDVKTLRNCLNETYEGDRRMTQIASGEVNEKALAA encoded by the coding sequence ATGACTATTCGCACTCTCACCGACCTTTATATTGACCAGCTGCAGGACATCTACAGCGCCAACCGCCAATCGCTTGAGGCAACGAAAAAGCTTCGCGATGCGGCCACGTCACCGGATCTGACCCGCGCACTGGATGACGGTGTCAAAGGCATCGAGGACGGCATGGCACAGGTCAAAAACCTGATCACTGGACACAAAGCCGACCCGACCGGCGAATTCTGCAAAGGCATGGAAGGCCTCGTTAAAGAAGCCAAAGCCCACGCCATCAACGCAGACATCACCGACAGCGACGTGCGCGATGCATCAATCATCTCGCAATATCAGCGCATGGTGCACTATGCTCTCGCCGGATATGGCACAGCAGTAGCATTTGCAGGTCGCCTCGAGCTTGAAAACGACGTCAAAACCCTCCGCAATTGTCTGAATGAGACATATGAGGGTGATCGCCGGATGACGCAGATCGCATCAGGTGAAGTCAATGAAAAGGCTCTTGCCGCGTAA
- a CDS encoding HNH endonuclease, translating into MFKSELIETAAKFRSAQEDPSRNLAGCPALVLNADYTPLSYYPLSLWPWQTAIKAVFLDRVDIVASYDREVHSPSLDMKIPSVIALRQYVKQSEFPAFTRFNVFLRDKFECQYCGSGSGGGNTLTFDHVIPRRLGGKTTWENIITACAPCNMKKGGRTPKQAAMPVQMKPIRPTTWQLQQFGKQFPPNYLHETWRDWLYWDIELEA; encoded by the coding sequence GTGTTCAAAAGCGAACTGATCGAAACAGCGGCAAAGTTCCGCAGCGCTCAGGAAGATCCATCGCGCAACCTTGCCGGTTGTCCTGCGCTGGTGCTCAATGCGGATTACACTCCGCTATCCTACTATCCGCTCAGCCTATGGCCGTGGCAAACTGCAATCAAAGCCGTGTTCCTCGACCGGGTCGATATCGTTGCGAGCTATGACCGTGAGGTTCATTCGCCCAGCCTCGACATGAAAATCCCGAGCGTCATCGCGCTTCGCCAATATGTAAAGCAAAGCGAATTTCCCGCGTTCACCCGCTTCAACGTGTTTCTGCGTGACAAATTTGAATGTCAGTATTGCGGCAGCGGCAGCGGCGGCGGCAACACATTGACATTCGATCACGTGATCCCGCGCCGTCTCGGCGGAAAAACCACGTGGGAGAACATCATCACCGCTTGCGCTCCGTGCAATATGAAAAAGGGCGGCCGCACGCCGAAACAGGCCGCCATGCCTGTGCAGATGAAACCAATTCGCCCGACCACTTGGCAATTGCAGCAATTCGGCAAACAATTCCCGCCAAATTACCTCCACGAAACATGGCGCGACTGGCTGTATTGGGACATCGAGCTGGAAGCGTAA